A genomic window from Chaetodon auriga isolate fChaAug3 chromosome 13, fChaAug3.hap1, whole genome shotgun sequence includes:
- the LOC143330329 gene encoding radixin, producing MPKPINVRVTTMDAELEFAIQPSTTGKQLFDQVVKTVGLREVWFFGLQYTDSKGYITWLKLNKKVTQQDVKKENPLQFKFRAKFFPEDVSEELIQEITQKLFFLQVKEAILNDENYCPPETAVLVASYAVQAKYGDYNKDVHKPGYLASDRLLPQRVLEQHKLTKEQWEDRIQTWHEEHRSMLREDAMMEYLKIAQDLEMYGVNYFEIKNKKGTELWLGVDALGLNIYEHEDKLSPKIGFPWSEIRNISFNDKKFVIKPIDKKAPDFVFYAPRLRINKRILALCMGNHELYMRRRKPDTIEVQQMKAQAREEKHHKQMERAQLENEKKKREHAEKEKERIEREKDELIERLKQIEEQTQRAQKELEEQTRKALELEQERKRAKEEAERLERERQAAEEAKSALAQQAADQMKNQEQLAAELAEFTAKIALLEEAKRKKEDEATEWQHKALSAQDDLEKTREELKTAITSLPAPEHDEQDETNAEASAELLSEGVTSHRSEEERITEAQKNERVKKQLQALSSELAEARDDTKKTQNDMLHAENVRAGRDKYKTLRQIRQGNTKQRIDEFESM from the exons ATCAATGTGCGCGTCACCACCATGGACGCTGAGCTGGAGTTTGCCATCCAGCCCAGCACTACaggcaaacagctgtttgaccAG GTGGTGAAGACAGTGGGTCTGAGGGAGGTGTGGTTCTTTGGCCTCCAGTACACGGACAGTAAAGGCTACATCACATGGCTCAAACTCAACAAGAAG GTGACCCAGCAGGATGTGAAGAAGGAGAATCCTCTGCAGTTCAAGTTCAGAGCAAAGTTCTTCCCAGAGGACGTTTCTGAGGAGCTCATCCAGGAGATCACACAGAAACTCTTCTTCCTGCAG gtgaagGAGGCCATTCTGAATGATGAGAACTACTGTCCCCCAGAGACAGCTGTGCTGGTGGCCTCCTATGCTGTCCAGGCCAAGTATGGAGATTACAACAAAGACGTTCACAAGCCTGGTTACCTGGCCTCCGACCGGCTACTGCCACAAAG AGTCCTGGAGCAACACAAGCTGACAAAGGAGCAATGGGAAGACAGAATACAGACCTGGCATGAGGAACACAGAAGCATGCTCAG GGAGGATGCGATGATGGAGTACCTGAAGATCGCTCAGGACCTGGAGATGTACGGTGTCAACTactttgaaattaaaaacaagaaggGCACAGAACTGTGGCTGGGGGTCGACGCCCTGGGACTCAACATCTACGAGCACGAAGACAA GTTGTCACCAAAGATCGGTTTCCCCTGGAGTGAGATCAGAAACATTTCCTTCAACGACAAGAAGTTTGTCATCAAACCCATCGACAAGAAAGCTCCA GACTTTGTTTTCTACGCCCCTCGGTTGCGGATCAACAAGCGCATCCTGGCATTATGTATGGGAAACCATGAGCTGTACATGAGAAGGAGGAAGCCTGACACCATTGAGGTGCAGCAGATGAAGGCTCAGGCCAGAGAGGAGAAGCACCACAAACAGATGGAGAG AGCGCAGCTGGAGAACGAGAAGAAGAAGCGTGAGCATgctgaaaaggagaaggagcggatagagagagagaaggacgaGCTGATCGAGAGGCTGAAGCAGATTGAAGAGCAGACGCAGAGAGCTCAGAAAG AGTTAGAGGAGCAGACTCGCAAAGCGCTGGAgttggagcaggagaggaagcgggcaaaggaggaggcagagcggtTGGAGCGGGAGAGGCAGGCGGCGGAGGAGGCCAAGTCAGCGCTGGCTCAGCAGGCTGCCGACCAGATGAAGAACCAGGAACAACTG GCTGCTGAGTTAGCAGAGTTCACTGCCAAAATCGCTCTGCTCGAGGAGgccaagaggaaaaaagaagatgaagcaACAGAATGGCAACACAAA GCTCTGTCAGCACAAGACGACCTGGAGAAGACCAGGGAGGAGCTGAAGACGGCCATAACGTCACTGCCGGCCCCAGAACACGACGAGCAGGACGAAACGAACGCCGAAGCGAGTGCCGAGCTGCTCAGCGAGGGCGTCACCAGCCACCGCAGCGAAGAGGAACGCATCACTGAGGCGCAGAAGAACGAACGTGTCAAGAAGCAGCTACAG GCTCTGAGTTCAGAGTTGGCAGAAGCCCGGGATGACACCAAGAAAACGCAGAACGACATGCTGCATGCCGAGAACGTCAGGGCAGGCAGAGACAAGTACAAAACCCTGCGCCAGATCCGCCAGGGCAACACCAAGCAGCGCATCGATGAGTTTGAGTCCATGTGA
- the LOC143330712 gene encoding putative ribonuclease ZC3H12C, with translation MGVKDHLEDGTGHILSLGLDLDYLHVEGAEPQAILSTVIGAGNIGVLQVRADAPTNSSNSIANSSTSFSTHSSYSSSSSCSNLSEESAVSDSDDERLHNGSGSECQNPQQDQQPHLHQDHQESTSVCQTVRLDLTPNRSLGEPPQPERSSPTDPVTDYRTKVEFALKLGYSEELVLLVLRKLGPDALINDILGELVKLGTKTEMEQQGGLTVTQFPSSSLSCSLACSSSSSSNSSLDSCRLLCPSQLLEDKENLRPVVVDGSNVAMSHGNKEVFSCQGIQLAVDWFLERGHRDITVFVPAWRKEQSRPDALITDQEILRRLEKEKILVFTPSRRVQGRRVVCYDDRFIVKLAYESDGIIVSNDNYRDLANEKPEWKKFIDERLLMYSFVNDKFMPPDDPLGRHGPSLENFLRKKPVIPEHRKQPCPYGKKCTYGHKCKFYHPERGSQPQRAVADELRASAKISSVASRGLLEDALMVKSQSQQQRMAEAEQSQGTPKKQPSPSPRNSFSDLLADRLRVQSKVEGRRGSSSSSSSSCSSSFLGHPAPGGPPSSGSLDRWEHPGGSIEGSSRVVGASGLSVAETYHRCESPDLGYSSLVKAYSSLSLVVPQSPECFFPADLRAGSLQSDCSSEGSVSSDSFSPDPLLDDGPKCHHQHHHHPHHHHHCSGQYAYPASRVPPGLGQHTPHGHHIPHALRRQHAFAIEDPPSSVTSHASPRPFKPPSAYIPPHPQHPLLSSFPVEFQTLPPHPPQTPTAHSHSQSSPLRRNLMASLWQEGGVQDSQVYKGSPLHSRRNHSGLNQQPQHQINWDPQYQQSPKPCYDLFAFQSLPEVREKAWHSAWGRQVHTSPNGVSASGLPPLPQLSLPSITSHKGHLPSVTQHQEPPALGRYQDLRERVFVNLCRIFPPDLVRMVMTRNPHVMDAQELAAVILMEKSQHVS, from the exons ATGGGCGTGAAGGACCATCTGGAGGATGGGACAGGCCACATCCTCAGCCTGGGGCTGGACCTGGACTACCTCCATGTGGAAGGTGCTGAGCCGCAGGCCATCCTGAGCACTGTGATTGGTGCTGGGAATATAGGGGTCCTACAGGTCAGAGCTGATGCCCCGactaacagcagcaacagcattGCTAATAGTAGCACTAGTTTCAGTACTCATTCAAGCTATAGCAGCAGTAGCAGTTGCAGTAACTTGTCTGAGGAAAGTGCTGTctctgacagtgatgatgaacgACTTCATAATGGGTCTGGTTCTGAATGTCAAAACCCTCAGCAAGATCAGCAGCCTCACCTACACCAGGACCATCAAGAGTCAACCTCGGTCTGTCAGACAGTCAGGCTGGACCTGACACCAAATCGATCCCTTGGAGAGCCCCCACAGCCAGAAAGATCATCTCCCACTGACCCTGTCACAGACTACCGTACCAAGGTGGAGTTTGCTCTCAAACTGGGCTACTCTGAggagctggtgctgctggtgctgagGAAACTGGGCCCAGACGCACTAATCAATGACATCCTGGGTGAGCTGGTCAAACTGggaacaaagacagagatggagcaGCAAGGAGGTCTAACTGTCACCCagtttccctcttcctctttgtcatgCTCATTggcctgctcctcatcctcctcctccaactcctctcTGGACTCCTGTCGGCTGCTGTGTCCATcgcagctgctggaggacaaagaAAACCTCCGTCCTGTTGTGGTGGATGGGAGCAACGTAGCCATGAG TCATGGAAATAAGGAAGTCTTCTCCTGTCAAGGCATCCAACTGGCTGTTGATTGGTTCTTGGAGCGTGGTCACCGTGACATCACTGTTTTTGTCCCCGCCTGGAGAAAGGAGCAATCACGACCTGATGCCCTCATTACAG ACCAAGAGATCCTCCGCCGgctggaaaaagagaagatcCTGGTGTTCACTCCGTCTCGCCGTGTGCAGGGACGCCGTGTGGTTTGCTATGATGACCGCTTCATCGTCAAACTGGCCTATGAGTCGGACGGCATCATTGTTTCCAACGACAACTACCGCGACCTAGCCAATGAGAAGCCAGAGTGGAAGAAATTCATTGATGAGCGTCTGCTGATGTACTCCTTTGTAAACGACAA GTTCATGCCACCAGATGATCCACTGGGACGCCACGGACCTAGTCTGGAGAACTTCCTGAGGAAGAAGCCTGTTATTCCTGAACACAGGAAGCAGCCCTGTCCTTATG GGAAGAAGTGCACATATGGACACAAGTGCAAGTTTTACCACCCTGAAAGAGGAAGCCAACCCCAGCGTGCCGTGGCTGATGAGCTTCGTGCCAGTGCCAAAATTTCATCAGTAGCTTCCAGAGGCCTGCTGGAAGATGCCCTGATGGTGAAGAGCCAAAGTCAGCAACAAAGAATGGCTGAGGCTGAGCAAAGTCAGGGCACGCCAAAGAAACAGCCCAGCCCCAGCCCTCGGAACTCCTTCAGTGACCTCCTGGCAGACAGGCTTCGGGTCCAGTCCAAAGTGGAGGGACGTAggggaagcagcagcagcagcagcagcagttgtagCAGCAGCTTTCTAGGGCATCCTGCTCCAGGGGGGCCCCCTTCATCAGGAAGCTTGGACCGATGGGAGCACCCAGGAGGAAGTATTGAAGGCAGCTCCAGGGTTGTTGGAGCCTCAGGACTAAGCGTGGCTGAGACTTACCACAGATGCGAGTCCCCAGACCTGGGCTACAGCTCATTGGTAAAGGCGTACTCTAGCCTCAGTCTGGTAGTACCACAGAGTCCTGAATGCTTTTTTCCAGCTGATCTACGAGCTGGATCACTGCAATCAGACTGTAGCAGCGAAGGCAGTGTCAGCTCAGACTCCTTCTCCCCTGACCCTTTGTTAGATGATGGCCCCAAGTGCCAccatcaacaccaccaccaccctcaccaccatcaccactgcTCTGGCCAGTATGCTTACCCTGCAAGCCGTGTGCCTCCTGGTCTGGGCCAGCACACTCCCCATGGCCATCACATTCCTCATGCACTGCGGAGACAACATGCTTTTGCCATTGAAGACCCTCCATCTTCTGTTACCTCTCATGCATCTCCACGTCCTTTCAAGCCTCCTTCAGCCTATATCCCACCCCACCCTCAGCATCCATTGCTCAGCAGTTTCCCAGTGGAATTCCAAACTCTTCCACCACATCCACCCCAAACACCCACTGCTCACTCCCACTCTCAGAGCTCTCCCCTCCGCCGCAATCTGATGGCCTCCCTTTGGCAGGAAGGTGGGGTGCAGGACTCCCAAGTGTACAAAGGATCACCACTTCACTCCAGAAGAAACCACTCTGGGCTAAACCAGCAACCACAGCATCAGATAAACTGGGACCCCCAGTACCAGCAGTCCCCTAAGCCTTGCTATGATCTGTTTGCCTTCCAGAGCCTCCCAGAGGTCCGTGAGAAGGCTTGGCACTCTGCTTGGGGCAGGCAGGTCCATACATCACCCAATGGCGTTTCAGCATCAGGTCTACCACCACTCCCACAGCTGTCCCTTCCATCCATCACTTCCCACAAGGGCCACTTGCCTTCAGTGACCCAGCACCAGGAGCCCCCTGCCTTGGGTCGATACCAGGACCTCAGGGAGAGGGTGTTTGTGAACTTGTGCCGCATCTTTCCTCCAGATTTGGTGCGGATGGTGATGACCAGGAACCCTCATGTGATGGATGCTCAGGAGCTTGCAGCTGTGATTTTGATGGAGAAATCGCAGCATGTTTCTTGA